The following proteins come from a genomic window of Limnohabitans sp. 103DPR2:
- a CDS encoding DEAD/DEAH box helicase yields MTDAFEVQDDLSSAQSSTNETFVTETLALDAANVNETTETEITPEQPNGFVLLGLAPELVQAVADLGYTQPTSVQLKAIPLALPKETLGEAHKYIDLMVSSQTGSGKTAAFLLPVLHTLLQELAAEEEADRAAFAKACADAAANGEPAPKRPKRKDPTNARNFKAPSPGALIVCPTRELAQQVAHDAIDLVKHCRGLRVANIVGGMPYQLQIAKLQNANLVVATPGRLLDLQRSMQIKLDKVKFLVVDEADRMLDLGFSDDLADINQLTSQRQQTMMFSATFAPRIQQLAMRVMHDGGSSVQKIQIDSPQEKHSNIKQVLFWADNAQHKRKLLDHWLRDASINQAIVFASTQIECDGLAADLQQDGFDAVALHGALSQGLRNRRLMALRNGQVQILVATDVAARGIDVPTITHVFNFGLPMKAEDYTHRIGRTGRAGRDGLAITFAEIRDRRKIMDIEAYSRQPFKAEVIPGMEPKLNFPETRSGRGGNDRGGRGRSFGGGGGGFGGNRGGDRFESRGAPRFEGNRGGDRFEGRGDRFENRGAPSPRFEGRPEGRGDFRPEGRFEPRGDFRGEQRSFAPRSGEGRFEPRGDQRPDNRGDRFDSRDSRAPRAPGGRDNARGGAGDRFAPRGPKVIGAGNFKPHNAGGHAAPKRTGAKVLKVTRG; encoded by the coding sequence ATGACTGACGCTTTTGAAGTGCAGGACGACTTGTCGTCTGCGCAATCCTCTACGAACGAAACTTTCGTGACTGAAACTTTGGCGCTTGATGCTGCCAATGTGAACGAAACCACAGAAACTGAAATCACACCCGAGCAACCCAATGGTTTCGTGCTGTTGGGCTTGGCCCCTGAACTGGTTCAAGCTGTGGCCGACCTGGGCTACACACAACCCACTTCTGTGCAGCTCAAAGCCATTCCTTTGGCACTCCCCAAAGAAACCTTGGGCGAAGCCCACAAATACATTGACCTGATGGTGTCCAGTCAAACAGGCTCAGGCAAAACTGCCGCTTTCTTGTTGCCCGTGTTGCACACCCTGTTGCAAGAGTTGGCCGCCGAAGAAGAAGCCGATCGCGCTGCATTTGCCAAAGCATGTGCCGACGCCGCCGCCAATGGCGAGCCAGCCCCCAAGCGCCCCAAGCGCAAAGACCCCACCAACGCACGCAATTTCAAGGCCCCCTCACCCGGTGCCTTGATTGTTTGCCCCACCCGCGAATTGGCACAGCAAGTTGCACACGACGCCATTGATTTGGTGAAACATTGCCGCGGCCTGCGCGTCGCTAATATTGTGGGCGGTATGCCTTACCAGTTGCAAATTGCCAAGTTGCAAAATGCCAATTTGGTGGTGGCCACACCAGGTCGTTTGCTCGACCTGCAACGCTCGATGCAAATCAAACTCGACAAAGTTAAATTCTTGGTAGTCGACGAAGCCGACCGCATGTTGGATTTGGGCTTCTCTGACGACTTGGCTGACATCAACCAACTCACCAGCCAGCGCCAGCAAACCATGATGTTCAGCGCCACGTTTGCGCCGCGCATTCAACAGTTGGCCATGCGCGTGATGCACGATGGTGGTTCTTCTGTTCAGAAAATCCAAATCGATTCACCCCAAGAGAAACACAGCAACATCAAGCAAGTTTTGTTCTGGGCCGACAACGCACAGCACAAACGCAAATTGCTCGACCATTGGTTGCGTGATGCCTCCATCAACCAAGCCATTGTGTTTGCCAGCACGCAAATTGAGTGCGACGGTTTGGCCGCTGATTTGCAGCAAGATGGATTTGATGCCGTTGCCCTGCACGGCGCTTTAAGCCAAGGTTTGCGCAATCGTCGCTTGATGGCTTTGCGCAATGGCCAAGTTCAAATCTTGGTGGCCACCGATGTGGCTGCGCGTGGCATTGACGTACCCACCATCACACACGTTTTCAACTTTGGCTTGCCCATGAAAGCTGAAGACTACACACACCGCATTGGTCGTACAGGCCGTGCCGGCCGTGATGGCTTGGCCATCACCTTTGCCGAAATTCGCGACCGTCGCAAAATCATGGACATCGAGGCTTACAGCCGTCAGCCCTTCAAAGCTGAAGTGATTCCAGGCATGGAGCCCAAACTCAACTTCCCAGAAACTCGCTCAGGCCGTGGTGGCAATGACCGAGGCGGCCGTGGCCGTTCATTTGGTGGTGGCGGTGGCGGCTTTGGCGGCAATCGCGGTGGTGACCGTTTTGAATCACGCGGCGCGCCTCGTTTTGAAGGCAACCGCGGTGGTGATCGCTTCGAAGGCCGTGGCGACCGTTTTGAAAACCGCGGCGCACCTTCACCCCGCTTTGAAGGTCGTCCTGAAGGTCGCGGTGATTTCCGTCCCGAAGGCCGCTTTGAGCCACGCGGTGATTTCCGCGGTGAACAACGCAGCTTCGCACCTCGCAGTGGCGAAGGTCGATTTGAGCCCCGTGGCGATCAGCGCCCTGACAACCGTGGCGACCGCTTTGATTCACGTGACAGCCGTGCACCACGCGCACCGGGTGGTCGCGACAATGCACGCGGCGGCGCAGGCGATCGCTTTGCA